The Opitutales bacterium genomic interval CTATGCGTGTCATCATACCGTCCTTCATGTTAAGCGAACTGCGCACTGCCTTTCAGATGGGATTTCTTCTCTTCATTCCCTTCCTCGTCATCGACTTCATGGTCGCTTCCACCCTGATGGCGATGGGGATGATGATGATGCCGCCGATCATCGTATCGCTCCCCTTCAAACTGCTCCTGTTCGTCCTCGTCGACGGTTGGGCGCTGATTGTTCAATCCATCGTTCAAAGTTTCCAGATATGAGTATCGAAATGGCCATCGACGTCTTTCAGACGATGATCAAGTTCGCCCTGCAAATGGTAAGCCCGATCTTGTTCACTGCGATTGGAGTCGGGGTAGCAGTGAGTGTGGCTCAGACGATTACTAGTATTCAGGAGCAGACACTGACTTTTGTGCCCAAGTTGTTTGCGGTCAGTGCAGTTATGATTGTTGGAGGCGGGTGGTTCCTCACCGGATTGATTAACTACGCTCAGGGCGTTTTCGAGCTGATTGGCACCATGGGGCGATGAGCTTTTCTGTTCCAGATCTGGCATTGGGATTCCTTATTCTATGCCGATTGTCTCCGGTTGTTTTTCTATTTCCTGCCTTTGGGTCGCGTTTTATCCCCACTCAATTCCGCGCGTTGATTGTAATGTTTCTCACATTTACCTTCGTATCGAACATGCGCTTAGAGCCGGTGTTCTTTTCTTCGCCGATGGAACTGGTGGTGGCCGGGTTTACAGAGGTAGTCATCGGTGGACTCATCGGCATGGCATCGCGGATGGCCTTTTGGGCTATTGAATTTGCCGGTTTTGTCATCTCCCAGGAAATGGGCCTCATGATGGCCGCAGGCATGGACCCGCTCAGCGGCATGCAGTCTT includes:
- a CDS encoding flagellar biosynthetic protein FliQ — its product is MAIDVFQTMIKFALQMVSPILFTAIGVGVAVSVAQTITSIQEQTLTFVPKLFAVSAVMIVGGGWFLTGLINYAQGVFELIGTMGR